One part of the Mesorhizobium sp. M4B.F.Ca.ET.058.02.1.1 genome encodes these proteins:
- the nusA gene encoding transcription termination factor NusA, with protein MVVSANRLELLQIADAVAREKSIDKSIVIAAMADAIQKAARSRYGQETNIRADINANTGEMKLQRLMEVVEKVEDYATQIAISSARERNPDAQLGDFIAEQLPPMDFGRIAAQSAKQVIVQKVREAERDRQYDEYKDRIGEIVNGTVKRVEYGNVIVDLGRGEAIIRRDELIPRENYKYGDRVRAYVYDVRREQRGPQIFLSRTHPQFMAKLFTMEVPEIYDGIIEIKSVARDPGSRAKIAVISRDSSIDPVGACVGMRGSRVQAVVGELQGEKIDIIPWSPSAASFIVNALQPAEVAKVVLDEDAERIEVVVPDDQLSLAIGRRGQNVRLASQLTGWDIDILTEQEESERRQKEFVERSALFMEALDVDEMVGQVLASEGFTSVEEVAYVDAGEIASIDGFDEDTASEIQTRAREYLEKIEAEHDDKRKALGVEDELREIPGITTAMMVTLGEDGVKTIEDFAGYAADDLTGWKERKDGETKVYPGVLASHGVSRADAEQMVLAARLKAGWITEDELAAPEAAVDETVGA; from the coding sequence ATGGTTGTAAGCGCCAACAGACTGGAACTGCTGCAGATCGCCGATGCGGTCGCGCGTGAAAAGTCGATCGACAAGTCGATCGTCATCGCCGCCATGGCCGATGCGATCCAGAAAGCGGCGCGCTCGCGCTACGGCCAGGAGACCAACATCCGCGCCGACATCAACGCCAACACCGGCGAGATGAAGCTGCAGCGGCTGATGGAAGTGGTTGAGAAGGTCGAGGATTACGCTACCCAGATCGCCATTTCCTCGGCCCGCGAGCGCAACCCCGACGCCCAGCTCGGCGATTTCATCGCCGAACAGCTGCCGCCGATGGATTTCGGCCGCATCGCCGCCCAGTCGGCCAAGCAGGTCATCGTGCAGAAAGTGCGCGAGGCCGAGCGTGACCGCCAGTATGACGAATACAAGGATCGCATCGGCGAGATCGTCAACGGAACCGTCAAGCGCGTCGAATACGGCAACGTCATCGTCGATCTCGGCCGCGGCGAGGCGATCATTCGCCGCGACGAGCTGATCCCGCGCGAGAATTACAAATATGGCGATCGCGTCCGCGCCTATGTCTACGACGTGCGCCGCGAGCAGCGCGGCCCGCAGATATTCCTGTCGCGTACCCATCCGCAGTTCATGGCCAAGCTGTTCACCATGGAAGTGCCGGAAATCTACGACGGCATCATCGAGATCAAGTCGGTGGCCCGCGATCCGGGCTCGCGCGCCAAGATCGCCGTCATCTCGCGTGATTCGTCGATCGATCCGGTCGGCGCCTGCGTCGGCATGCGCGGCAGCCGCGTCCAGGCGGTGGTCGGCGAATTGCAGGGTGAGAAGATCGACATCATCCCGTGGTCGCCGTCGGCCGCTTCCTTCATCGTCAACGCGCTGCAGCCGGCCGAGGTCGCCAAGGTGGTGCTCGACGAGGACGCCGAGCGCATCGAGGTCGTGGTGCCGGACGACCAGCTGTCGCTGGCCATCGGCCGCCGCGGCCAGAACGTCCGGCTCGCCTCGCAGCTTACCGGCTGGGACATCGACATCCTGACCGAGCAGGAAGAGAGCGAGCGCCGCCAGAAGGAATTCGTCGAGCGTTCGGCGCTGTTCATGGAGGCCCTCGACGTCGACGAGATGGTCGGCCAGGTGCTGGCCTCCGAAGGCTTCACCAGCGTCGAGGAAGTCGCCTATGTCGACGCCGGCGAGATCGCTTCGATCGACGGCTTCGACGAGGACACCGCTTCGGAAATCCAGACCCGCGCCCGCGAGTATCTGGAGAAGATCGAAGCCGAGCATGACGACAAGCGCAAGGCGCTCGGCGTCGAGGACGAGCTGCGCGAAATCCCCGGCATCACCACCGCCATGATGGTGACGCTCGGCGAGGACGGCGTGAAGACGATCGAGGATTTCGCCGGCTATGCCGCCGACGACCTGACCGGCTGGAAGGAACGCAAGGACGGCGAGACCAAGGTCTATCCGGGCGTACTCGCCAGCCACGGCGTGTCGCGCGCCGATGCCGAGCAGATGGTTCTGGCTGCCCGCCTCAAGGCCGGCTGGATCACCGAAGACGAGCTTGCCGCGCCGGAAGCGGCGGTTGACGAAACCGTCGGTGCGTGA
- the rimP gene encoding ribosome maturation factor RimP codes for MSAAAIDADDRIIRESGIDARIALIVQPVLRGIGFRLVRVHLSGQNGLTLQIMAEREDGTMTVEDCEEVSRAVSPALDVEDPIEKAYHLEVSSPGIDRPLVRKSDFATWTGHLVKMETSVLVGDRKRFKGKIAESDADGVLIARDKAAYGEEPTVRVPYDAIADVRLVLTDDLIRDALSKDNRARKEARKRRGEAEDAAVDTENETEQDN; via the coding sequence ATGAGCGCAGCGGCAATCGACGCCGACGACCGTATCATCCGCGAAAGCGGCATCGATGCCCGCATCGCGCTGATTGTGCAGCCGGTGCTGCGCGGCATAGGCTTCCGCCTGGTGCGGGTGCATTTGTCGGGCCAGAACGGGCTGACGCTGCAGATCATGGCCGAACGCGAGGACGGCACCATGACCGTCGAGGATTGCGAAGAGGTCAGCCGCGCCGTTTCTCCGGCGCTCGATGTCGAAGATCCGATCGAAAAGGCGTATCATCTCGAGGTCTCTTCGCCCGGCATCGACCGGCCGCTGGTGCGCAAGTCGGATTTCGCCACCTGGACCGGCCATCTGGTCAAGATGGAGACATCGGTCCTCGTCGGCGACCGCAAGCGCTTCAAGGGCAAGATCGCCGAGAGCGACGCCGATGGCGTGCTGATCGCCCGCGACAAGGCGGCCTATGGCGAGGAGCCGACGGTGCGCGTGCCTTACGATGCGATCGCCGATGTTCGGCTGGTGCTGACCGATGATCTCATCCGCGACGCTCTGTCGAAGGACAACAGGGCGCGCAAGGAAGCCAGGAAGCGTCGCGGCGAAGCGGAAGACGCAGCCGTGGATACGGAAAACGAAACCGAACAGGACAATTGA
- a CDS encoding tRNA (guanosine(46)-N(7))-methyltransferase TrmB, with protein sequence MDTKDRPSRATEAFFGRRRGKTIRPQQAAALESGFQTYRLDLAAEPPAELRQLFAADVSAIQLEIGFGGGEHLLHRATAAPQTGFIGVEPFVNGMAKLMMAVREKPLANLRVYDDDATRLLDWLPPASLDGIDLLYPDPWPKKKHWKRRFVGPVNLDRFARVLKPSGRFRFASDIDTYVNWTLLHCRAHGAFTWQARDAADWHRPYDAWPGTRYEAKALREGRQPAYLTFVRT encoded by the coding sequence ATGGATACAAAAGACAGGCCGAGCCGCGCGACCGAAGCTTTCTTCGGCCGCCGGCGCGGCAAGACCATCCGTCCGCAGCAGGCCGCGGCGCTGGAAAGCGGTTTTCAGACCTATCGGCTTGATCTGGCGGCCGAGCCGCCAGCCGAGTTGCGCCAGCTGTTTGCCGCCGATGTTTCCGCTATTCAGCTTGAAATCGGTTTCGGCGGTGGCGAGCACCTGCTGCATCGCGCGACGGCGGCCCCGCAAACCGGCTTTATCGGCGTCGAGCCGTTCGTCAACGGCATGGCCAAGCTGATGATGGCGGTCAGGGAAAAGCCGCTGGCCAATCTCAGGGTCTATGACGACGACGCCACACGGCTGCTCGACTGGCTGCCGCCAGCTTCGCTGGACGGCATCGACCTGCTGTATCCTGATCCCTGGCCGAAGAAGAAGCACTGGAAGCGGCGCTTTGTCGGTCCGGTCAATCTCGACCGTTTCGCCCGGGTGCTGAAGCCGAGCGGAAGATTCCGTTTTGCCTCCGACATCGACACTTATGTGAATTGGACACTGTTGCACTGCCGGGCGCACGGCGCCTTCACATGGCAGGCGCGGGACGCGGCCGACTGGCATCGGCCTTACGATGCCTGGCCAGGCACGCGCTATGAGGCCAAGGCCCTGCGTGAGGGCCGGCAGCCCGCCTATCTGACTTTCGTCAGAACATAG
- the metK gene encoding methionine adenosyltransferase, which produces MTRLNYFFTSESVAEGHPDKVCDRISDEIVDLVYREAKKTGMDPWKVRVACETLATTNRVVIAGEVRVPETLLRKDKAGNILKDAAGHPVVNPAKFKSVARKAIREIGYEQAGFHWKTAKIDVLLHGQSPDIGQGVDNAADRQGEEGAGDQGIMFGYACRETPDLMPAPIYYSHKILELLAAARHDGDGEAGKLGPDAKSQVTVRYVDGKAAEATQIVLSTQHLDATWDSKKVRKVVEPYIREALGDLKIAEDCNWYINPTGKFVIGGPDGDAGLTGRKIIVDTYGGAAPHGGGAFSGKDTTKVDRSAAYAARYLAKNVVAAKLADRCTIQLSYAIGVAQPLSVYVDLHGTGKVDEARLEDALRSVMDLSPSGIRRHLDLNRPIYAKTSSYGHFGRKAGRDGSFSWEKTDLAKALKDAVAA; this is translated from the coding sequence GTGACGCGGCTGAACTACTTCTTCACCTCGGAATCCGTTGCCGAGGGCCATCCCGACAAAGTTTGCGACCGTATCTCCGACGAGATCGTCGATCTGGTCTATCGCGAGGCCAAGAAAACCGGCATGGATCCCTGGAAGGTCCGTGTCGCCTGCGAGACCCTGGCCACGACCAATCGTGTCGTCATCGCCGGCGAGGTCCGGGTTCCAGAGACGCTGCTGAGGAAAGACAAGGCCGGCAACATCCTCAAGGACGCCGCAGGTCATCCGGTCGTCAATCCGGCAAAGTTCAAGTCGGTAGCCCGCAAGGCGATCCGCGAGATCGGCTACGAGCAGGCCGGCTTCCACTGGAAGACGGCGAAGATCGATGTCCTGCTGCACGGCCAGTCGCCCGACATCGGCCAGGGCGTCGACAACGCCGCCGACCGCCAGGGCGAGGAAGGTGCCGGCGACCAGGGCATCATGTTCGGCTACGCCTGCCGCGAGACTCCGGACCTGATGCCGGCGCCGATCTACTACAGCCACAAGATTCTCGAGCTCCTGGCCGCCGCGCGCCATGATGGTGACGGCGAGGCCGGCAAGCTCGGGCCGGACGCCAAGAGCCAGGTCACCGTGCGCTATGTCGACGGCAAGGCCGCGGAAGCGACGCAGATCGTGCTGTCGACCCAGCATCTCGATGCGACCTGGGATTCCAAGAAAGTCCGCAAGGTCGTCGAGCCCTATATCCGCGAGGCGCTGGGCGATCTCAAGATCGCCGAGGACTGCAACTGGTACATCAATCCGACCGGCAAGTTCGTCATCGGCGGTCCGGATGGTGACGCCGGCCTTACCGGGCGCAAGATCATCGTCGACACCTATGGTGGCGCGGCGCCGCATGGCGGCGGCGCCTTCTCCGGCAAGGACACCACCAAGGTCGACCGCTCGGCAGCCTATGCGGCGCGCTACCTCGCCAAGAACGTGGTCGCCGCCAAGCTCGCCGACCGCTGCACCATCCAGCTGTCGTACGCCATCGGCGTCGCCCAGCCGCTGTCGGTCTATGTCGACCTGCACGGCACCGGCAAGGTCGACGAGGCAAGGCTGGAGGACGCGCTGCGCTCGGTCATGGACCTGTCGCCCTCCGGCATCCGCCGCCACCTCGACCTCAACCGGCCAATCTACGCGAAAACCTCGTCCTATGGCCATTTCGGCCGCAAGGCCGGCCGCGACGGTTCCTTCTCCTGGGAGAAGACCGATCTCGCCAAGGCGCTGAAGGATGCGGTCGCCGCCTGA
- a CDS encoding helix-turn-helix domain-containing protein gives MTEENKKKPNPIDIHVGSRIRLRRNMLGMSQEKLGENLGITFQQIQKYEKGTNRVGASRLQAIASILSVPVAFFFEDAPGQEAVGNRGFAEDASMAFAVEFCGSPEGLQLNRAFVKIADVKVRRRIIDLVKSLSTDDAD, from the coding sequence ATGACAGAAGAAAACAAGAAAAAGCCGAATCCGATCGACATCCATGTCGGAAGTCGCATCAGGCTTCGGCGAAATATGCTTGGAATGAGCCAGGAGAAGCTGGGTGAGAATCTCGGCATCACGTTTCAACAGATCCAGAAGTACGAGAAAGGCACCAACCGGGTCGGCGCCAGCCGCTTGCAGGCCATAGCGTCCATCCTCAGCGTGCCCGTAGCCTTCTTTTTCGAGGATGCCCCGGGTCAGGAGGCCGTGGGCAACCGAGGATTTGCCGAAGACGCGTCGATGGCTTTCGCCGTCGAATTCTGCGGCAGTCCGGAAGGGCTTCAACTCAACCGCGCCTTCGTCAAGATTGCCGACGTCAAGGTGCGTCGCAGGATCATCGATCTGGTGAAATCGCTTTCTACCGACGACGCCGACTGA
- the lnt gene encoding apolipoprotein N-acyltransferase — protein sequence MQRLAGRIILLWGWRRALVAFLAGALAVLAQAPYDFFAVCFISFPLLVWLIDGATGEASDGWLGRLKPAFAIGWWFGFGYFLAGLWWIGQALLVEADSFAWALPFAVVGIPFALAFFYGFATVVARLLWSNDIGRIAALAFGFGLTEWLRDFLFTGFPWNAIGYAAMPVPLLMQSVSVTGMIGMNTLAVFVFSLPALVAARRQLRLGFALLILLVAAHVGFGYARLAARVEPATRSVDVRIVQPDVDLSEKWDASVRDRIFATLLGLSGKAPESGHAKPQLILWPETSVPFLFTERPDALTALGDMLGEGQMLIAGVVREEGGSAAGAGSRYYNSVVAINDKGEITDAVDKIHLVPFGEYLPFADLFDRFGVEQLVAGPMNFAPGNVRHPIALPDGVRALPFICYEVIFPDLVTVDAASSQLIVNVTNDAWFGDTPGPYQHFRQAQIRAVENGLPLLRAANNGISAIVDSRGRIVDALAVNTRGAIDARVPISGRALISADRRRINGLLIMFLFALGALAWNVRQRLRVN from the coding sequence ATGCAGCGCCTGGCCGGCCGGATAATTCTGCTGTGGGGGTGGCGGCGGGCGCTGGTGGCGTTTCTCGCCGGAGCGCTGGCGGTCCTCGCCCAGGCGCCCTACGATTTCTTCGCCGTCTGCTTCATCTCGTTTCCGCTGCTGGTCTGGCTGATCGATGGCGCGACCGGCGAAGCCTCCGATGGCTGGCTGGGGCGGCTGAAACCAGCCTTCGCCATCGGTTGGTGGTTCGGTTTCGGCTATTTCCTCGCCGGCCTGTGGTGGATCGGCCAGGCGTTGCTGGTCGAAGCCGACAGCTTCGCCTGGGCCTTGCCCTTCGCGGTGGTCGGCATCCCCTTCGCGCTCGCATTCTTCTACGGTTTCGCCACGGTCGTGGCGCGGCTGCTCTGGAGCAACGACATCGGCCGCATCGCCGCGCTCGCCTTCGGCTTCGGCCTGACGGAATGGCTGCGCGACTTCCTGTTCACCGGCTTTCCGTGGAATGCCATCGGCTATGCGGCGATGCCGGTGCCGTTGCTGATGCAGAGCGTCTCGGTGACCGGCATGATCGGCATGAACACGCTCGCCGTCTTCGTCTTTTCGCTGCCCGCTCTCGTCGCGGCGCGCCGCCAGCTTCGCCTGGGTTTCGCGCTGCTCATACTGCTTGTCGCCGCCCATGTCGGCTTCGGCTATGCCAGGCTCGCCGCCCGGGTCGAGCCGGCGACCCGTTCGGTCGATGTCCGAATCGTGCAGCCGGATGTCGACCTCAGCGAAAAATGGGACGCTTCGGTTCGCGACCGCATCTTCGCCACCTTGCTCGGCCTGTCGGGAAAGGCGCCAGAATCCGGCCATGCCAAGCCGCAGCTGATCCTGTGGCCGGAGACCTCGGTGCCGTTCCTCTTCACCGAGCGTCCGGACGCGCTGACCGCGCTGGGCGACATGCTCGGCGAGGGCCAGATGCTGATCGCCGGCGTCGTCCGCGAAGAGGGCGGCTCGGCGGCGGGCGCCGGCAGCCGCTATTACAATTCCGTGGTGGCGATCAACGACAAGGGCGAGATCACCGACGCCGTCGACAAGATCCATCTGGTGCCCTTCGGCGAATATCTGCCTTTCGCCGACCTGTTCGACCGCTTCGGGGTCGAACAACTGGTCGCCGGCCCGATGAATTTCGCGCCCGGCAACGTGCGCCATCCGATCGCGCTGCCGGACGGCGTGCGGGCGCTCCCCTTCATTTGCTATGAAGTCATTTTCCCCGACCTTGTGACGGTTGACGCAGCGTCATCTCAGCTTATTGTGAACGTCACGAACGATGCGTGGTTCGGCGACACGCCGGGACCATACCAGCACTTCAGGCAGGCCCAGATTCGCGCGGTGGAGAATGGATTGCCTTTGTTGCGCGCGGCTAACAATGGCATTTCCGCCATTGTCGACTCGCGCGGCCGCATTGTCGACGCGCTCGCAGTCAACACGCGCGGTGCCATCGACGCACGCGTACCGATCTCTGGGCGCGCCCTCATTTCTGCCGATCGGCGGCGCATTAACGGATTGCTGATCATGTTCCTGTTCGCGCTGGGAGCCCTCGCATGGAATGTAAGGCAGCGGCTACGGGTGAATTGA
- a CDS encoding hemolysin family protein — translation MNDKPETAARPDAGSAAKPSEKTEEGSSPSTTTGSIASEPSPAGPSLFDRVLGLFRQRNGTSLREEIADALAETASDAGAFSPGERAMLNNILRLREVRVEDVMVPRADIEAVEITTTLGDLLGLFEQSGHSRMPVYSETLDDPRGMVHIRDVLAHITKLARVKKGRTSRKTPAATLLDLAQVDLARTIGELNLIRPVLFVPPSMLASDLMGRMQTTRTQMALVIDEYGGTDGLASLEDIVEMVVGDIEDEHDDDEPMITQTGEGNFIVDGKAEIDEVAKMIGEDFTAGEHGEYVDTIGGMIFNTLGRVPARGEVVQAIPGFEFHVLDADPRRVKRVRIVQIQKGERRRRTARAEQA, via the coding sequence ATGAACGACAAACCAGAGACTGCCGCCCGCCCCGACGCCGGCAGTGCGGCCAAGCCTTCCGAAAAGACGGAAGAGGGCTCGAGTCCGAGTACCACGACCGGCAGCATCGCCAGCGAGCCATCGCCTGCCGGTCCTTCCCTGTTCGATCGCGTGCTTGGCCTGTTCAGGCAGCGTAACGGAACCAGCCTGCGCGAGGAGATAGCGGACGCGCTGGCCGAAACGGCGAGCGACGCCGGCGCCTTCTCGCCCGGCGAGCGCGCCATGCTCAACAACATCCTGCGCCTGCGCGAGGTGCGCGTCGAGGACGTCATGGTGCCTCGCGCCGACATCGAGGCGGTCGAGATCACGACGACGCTGGGCGATCTTCTCGGCCTTTTCGAACAGTCCGGCCATTCCCGTATGCCGGTCTATTCGGAGACGCTCGACGACCCGCGCGGCATGGTCCATATCCGCGACGTGCTGGCCCACATCACCAAGCTGGCTCGCGTCAAGAAGGGACGCACCAGCCGCAAGACCCCGGCGGCGACGCTTCTCGACCTCGCCCAGGTCGATCTCGCCCGCACCATCGGCGAGCTCAACCTGATCCGCCCGGTGCTGTTCGTACCGCCCTCCATGCTCGCTTCCGACCTGATGGGGAGGATGCAGACAACGCGCACCCAGATGGCGCTGGTGATCGACGAGTATGGCGGCACCGACGGTCTCGCCTCTCTGGAAGACATCGTCGAGATGGTGGTCGGCGACATCGAGGACGAACATGACGACGACGAGCCGATGATCACCCAGACCGGCGAGGGCAACTTCATCGTCGATGGCAAGGCCGAGATCGACGAGGTCGCCAAGATGATCGGCGAGGATTTCACTGCCGGCGAGCATGGCGAATATGTCGACACCATCGGTGGCATGATCTTCAACACGCTGGGCCGGGTGCCTGCCCGCGGCGAGGTGGTGCAGGCCATCCCCGGCTTCGAATTCCACGTGCTCGACGCCGATCCGCGCCGTGTCAAGCGCGTGCGCATCGTGCAGATCCAGAAGGGCGAGCGCCGCCGCCGCACCGCCCGCGCCGAGCAGGCCTGA
- the ybeY gene encoding rRNA maturation RNase YbeY translates to MAEDRKPGGLPVDIDISIEAGDWPDEMALTRLVDRAAAAAFAETGIEGASELSIVFADDAHIRELNAGWRGKDNPTNVLSFPAFPLSKDGPLPPMLGDIVLAAETVAREAALEDKPVANHITHLVIHGLLHLLGYDHETDAEAEEMEAIERAALARLAIPDPYA, encoded by the coding sequence ATGGCTGAAGACAGGAAACCCGGCGGCCTGCCCGTCGACATCGATATTTCGATTGAGGCCGGCGACTGGCCCGATGAGATGGCGCTGACGCGCCTGGTCGATCGCGCCGCAGCTGCCGCCTTTGCCGAAACCGGCATCGAGGGCGCTTCCGAGCTGAGCATCGTCTTTGCCGACGACGCTCATATCCGCGAGCTCAACGCCGGCTGGCGCGGCAAGGACAACCCGACCAACGTCTTGTCTTTCCCTGCCTTTCCGCTATCGAAGGACGGTCCGCTGCCGCCGATGCTGGGCGATATCGTGCTCGCCGCCGAGACAGTCGCACGGGAAGCGGCACTGGAAGACAAGCCCGTGGCGAACCATATCACCCATCTCGTCATCCATGGCCTGCTGCATTTGCTGGGCTACGATCACGAGACCGACGCCGAGGCCGAGGAGATGGAAGCGATCGAGCGCGCCGCGCTTGCGAGGCTTGCCATTCCCGATCCCTACGCGTAA
- a CDS encoding PhoH family protein — protein sequence MSAAELKNLPPNQASGASDMAHIVLTFDNNKLASALYGQFDENLARLEQKLGVDIRSRGNQLTIKGSASAAEQARRALDNLYGILQKGVDIGQSDVDGAVRMAIAADDQLTLPTLERKGKMSAAQIATRKKTIYARSLNQDAYMRALERSELVFGIGPAGTGKTYLAVAHAAMLLERGMVERIVLSRPAVEAGERLGFLPGDMKEKVDPYLRPLYDALYDMMPADKVERAIAAEVIEIAPLAFMRGRTLAHAAVILDEAQNTTPMQMKMFLTRLGENSRMIVTGDPTQIDLPPNTKSGLVEALRILDGVTGMVTVRFNEGDVVRHPLVAEIVKAYDRDGKLARGLGAES from the coding sequence TTGAGCGCTGCTGAACTGAAGAACTTGCCCCCGAACCAGGCATCTGGGGCTTCCGACATGGCGCACATCGTTCTGACCTTCGACAACAACAAGCTTGCCAGCGCCCTGTATGGCCAGTTCGACGAAAACTTGGCCAGGCTCGAGCAGAAGTTGGGCGTTGACATCCGCTCGCGCGGCAATCAGCTGACCATCAAGGGCTCGGCCTCTGCCGCCGAGCAGGCGCGCCGCGCGCTCGACAACCTCTACGGCATTCTCCAGAAGGGCGTCGACATCGGTCAGTCCGACGTCGACGGCGCCGTGCGCATGGCGATCGCCGCCGACGACCAACTGACGTTGCCGACGCTGGAGCGCAAGGGCAAGATGTCCGCCGCTCAGATAGCGACGCGCAAGAAGACGATCTATGCCCGCTCGCTCAACCAGGACGCCTATATGCGCGCGCTGGAGCGCTCCGAGCTCGTCTTCGGCATCGGCCCGGCCGGCACCGGCAAGACTTATCTGGCGGTGGCGCATGCCGCCATGCTGCTCGAACGCGGCATGGTCGAGCGCATCGTGCTGTCGCGGCCGGCGGTCGAAGCCGGCGAGCGGCTGGGCTTCCTGCCCGGCGACATGAAGGAGAAGGTCGATCCATATCTGCGGCCGCTCTACGACGCGCTTTACGACATGATGCCGGCCGACAAGGTCGAGCGGGCGATCGCTGCCGAAGTGATCGAGATCGCGCCGCTGGCCTTCATGCGCGGCCGCACCTTGGCGCACGCCGCTGTCATCCTCGACGAAGCGCAGAACACCACGCCGATGCAGATGAAGATGTTCCTCACCCGTCTCGGCGAGAATTCGCGCATGATCGTCACCGGCGATCCGACCCAGATCGACCTACCGCCGAACACCAAGTCCGGCCTTGTGGAGGCGCTCCGCATCCTCGACGGCGTAACCGGCATGGTGACGGTACGCTTCAACGAGGGCGACGTCGTCAGGCATCCGCTGGTCGCCGAGATCGTCAAGGCCTATGACCGGGACGGCAAACTGGCCAGGGGCCTGGGCGCGGAAAGCTGA
- the miaB gene encoding tRNA (N6-isopentenyl adenosine(37)-C2)-methylthiotransferase MiaB, giving the protein MDLNTTERNDIGIAPDSLAAPAATKKVFVKTYGCQMNVYDSQRMADALATDGYVATDIVDDADLVLLNTCHIREKAAEKVYSELGRIRDMKAERAGMGRELLIGVAGCVAQAEGAEIIRRAPAVDLVIGPQTYHRLPDVLARVRGGEKIVETDYAVEDKFEHLPQPKRAEVAKRGVTAFLTVQEGCDKFCTFCVVPYTRGSEVSRPVAQIVAEAERLAEAGVREVTLLGQNVNAWHGEGEGGEEWGLGRLLSRLAEIPGLARLRYTTSHPRDMDDELIAAHRDLPALMPYLHLPVQSGSDRILKAMNRRHTARDYLALIDRIRAARGDIAMSGDFIVGFPGETEADFEATMQLVREVNYASAFSFKYSPRPGTPGAEMAGHLPESVKDERLQRLQALLLEQQQGFGASLVGRTIDTLIEKPGRQAGQKVGRSPWLQPVIVDEKAGEIGDIIEVRITRTGYNSLFAELA; this is encoded by the coding sequence ATGGACCTGAACACGACAGAACGGAACGATATCGGCATCGCGCCCGACAGCCTGGCGGCGCCTGCTGCGACGAAGAAAGTCTTCGTCAAGACCTATGGCTGTCAGATGAATGTCTACGACTCGCAGCGCATGGCCGATGCGCTGGCGACGGACGGCTATGTCGCGACCGATATTGTCGATGATGCCGACCTGGTCCTGCTCAACACCTGCCACATCCGGGAAAAGGCGGCGGAAAAAGTCTATTCCGAGCTTGGCCGCATTCGCGACATGAAAGCTGAACGGGCCGGGATGGGACGTGAGCTGCTGATCGGCGTCGCCGGCTGCGTGGCGCAGGCCGAAGGCGCCGAGATCATCCGCCGCGCGCCGGCCGTCGATCTGGTCATCGGTCCGCAGACCTACCACCGGCTGCCCGACGTGTTGGCAAGGGTGCGTGGCGGCGAGAAGATCGTCGAGACCGACTATGCCGTCGAGGACAAGTTCGAGCACCTGCCGCAGCCGAAGCGCGCCGAGGTCGCCAAGCGCGGCGTCACCGCCTTTCTCACGGTGCAGGAAGGTTGCGACAAGTTCTGCACCTTCTGCGTCGTGCCCTACACGCGCGGCTCGGAAGTCTCGCGGCCGGTGGCGCAGATCGTCGCCGAGGCCGAGCGCCTGGCGGAAGCCGGCGTGCGTGAAGTGACGCTGCTTGGCCAGAACGTCAACGCCTGGCACGGCGAGGGCGAAGGCGGCGAGGAGTGGGGGCTTGGCCGCCTGCTGTCTAGGTTGGCCGAGATTCCTGGCCTGGCGCGGTTGCGCTACACCACCAGCCATCCGCGCGACATGGATGATGAATTGATCGCCGCCCACCGAGACCTGCCGGCGCTGATGCCCTATCTGCATCTGCCGGTGCAGTCGGGTTCGGACCGCATCCTGAAGGCGATGAACCGCAGGCATACGGCGCGCGACTATCTGGCGCTCATCGATCGCATCCGCGCCGCGCGCGGCGACATCGCCATGTCCGGCGATTTCATCGTCGGCTTTCCCGGCGAGACGGAAGCCGATTTCGAAGCGACCATGCAGCTGGTGCGCGAGGTCAACTATGCCTCGGCCTTCTCATTCAAATATTCGCCGCGTCCAGGCACGCCAGGCGCCGAAATGGCCGGCCACCTGCCGGAATCCGTCAAGGACGAGCGCCTGCAGCGCCTGCAGGCGCTACTCCTGGAGCAGCAGCAGGGTTTCGGCGCGAGCCTTGTCGGCAGGACCATCGATACGCTGATCGAGAAGCCGGGCCGCCAGGCCGGCCAGAAGGTCGGCCGCTCGCCCTGGCTGCAGCCGGTTATTGTTGATGAAAAGGCCGGCGAAATCGGTGACATTATCGAGGTACGAATCACAAGGACGGGCTACAATAGCCTGTTCGCCGAGTTGGCCTGA